From Pantoea sp. Aalb, one genomic window encodes:
- a CDS encoding anaerobic C4-dicarboxylate transporter has translation MIWIEFIIVLFAIWLGARLGGIGIGFAGGLGVLILALTCGIKPGSIPFEVIEIIMAVIAMIATMQVAGGINYLIKISERLLRHHPRYITVIAPIVIYVMTLLSGTGHTAFSILPVIVEVAKEQGIRPSRPLSMAVIASQIAVTASPLSAAVIFFASILEPRGVSYINLLSVALPSTISAIFCTSILTNFFSKESKNYQLYPARIIRNEILLKNQQMNNVNPNAKRALLLFLMSIISVMLYTINTNNSISLINKHILLRNDAIIVFMLTSATLICIVCKVNTNDILSTSTFKSGMSACICVMGVAWLGDTFVKANFNDIQILAGNTLKTYPWMLALILFFSSIMLYSQAATTKAIMPTALMLSVSPLTAIASFAAVSALFVLPTYPTLLAAVEIDDTGSTKIGKYIFNHSFIIPGTLAITFSVSFGFLFGSLIL, from the coding sequence ATGATATGGATAGAATTTATTATTGTGCTATTTGCAATATGGCTTGGTGCAAGACTTGGTGGCATAGGTATTGGTTTTGCTGGAGGTTTAGGAGTTTTAATTTTAGCATTAACATGTGGAATAAAACCTGGGTCCATTCCATTTGAAGTAATTGAAATTATTATGGCAGTAATTGCTATGATAGCAACAATGCAAGTTGCAGGCGGTATAAATTATTTAATAAAAATATCAGAAAGGCTATTACGTCACCATCCACGCTATATAACTGTGATTGCACCTATAGTCATTTATGTTATGACTTTACTATCTGGTACTGGACATACTGCTTTTTCTATTCTACCAGTAATAGTTGAAGTTGCTAAAGAACAAGGTATACGTCCTTCACGACCTCTTTCTATGGCTGTTATTGCATCGCAAATAGCTGTTACCGCATCACCTCTTTCCGCTGCCGTAATATTTTTTGCTTCAATACTAGAACCTCGAGGTGTGAGTTATATAAATTTGCTAAGTGTTGCATTACCTTCAACTATAAGTGCAATTTTTTGTACTTCTATATTGACTAATTTTTTTAGCAAAGAATCAAAAAATTATCAACTTTATCCAGCACGTATAATACGAAATGAAATATTACTAAAAAATCAACAAATGAATAATGTTAACCCAAACGCTAAACGTGCTCTTTTACTTTTTTTAATGAGTATCATTTCAGTAATGTTGTATACGATTAACACTAATAACAGTATTAGTTTAATTAACAAACATATTTTATTACGCAATGATGCAATTATTGTATTTATGCTCACTTCAGCTACATTAATTTGTATAGTTTGTAAAGTTAATACGAACGATATTTTAAGTACTAGTACATTTAAATCCGGTATGAGTGCTTGTATTTGTGTAATGGGAGTTGCATGGCTTGGAGATACTTTTGTTAAAGCAAATTTCAACGATATTCAAATACTAGCTGGAAATACGTTAAAAACTTATCCATGGATGTTAGCTTTAATACTTTTTTTTTCTTCTATTATGCTATATTCACAAGCAGCTACTACAAAAGCAATTATGCCTACTGCACTAATGCTTAGCGTATCTCCATTAACAGCTATAGCTTCTTTTGCAGCAGTTTCAGCATTATTCGTTTTACCTACTTATCCTACTTTACTAGCTGCCGTAGAAATAGATGACACTGGTTCAACTAAAATTGGTAAATATATATTTAATCACTCTTTTATTATTCCAGGAACATTAGCTATTACTTTTTCTGTATCATTTGGATTTTTATTTGGTAGCTTAATTCTTTAA
- a CDS encoding entericidin A/B family lipoprotein, with protein sequence MLKQSIISFLSVLMISSLLSDCNTTRGVGKDIEAGGQAIQRSIR encoded by the coding sequence ATGTTAAAGCAAAGTATTATTTCGTTTCTTTCCGTATTGATGATATCATCATTACTATCTGACTGTAATACTACTCGAGGTGTTGGTAAAGATATTGAAGCAGGTGGTCAAGCAATACAACGTAGCATACGGTAA
- the zapG gene encoding Z-ring associated protein ZapG — translation MTWEYGIMGLITGIIIGAVTMRFGNKKLREQNNIQYKLQQSKIELANYREEISNHFERSAELLDNMAHDYRKFYNHIAKNSNKLLSHKINGKNLFTYKFKETEIDNDQLPVQTPRDYSEESSGLLRNNRTSGH, via the coding sequence ATGACTTGGGAATATGGAATAATGGGATTAATAACTGGTATAATCATTGGAGCTGTGACAATGCGTTTTGGTAATAAAAAATTACGAGAACAAAATAATATTCAATACAAATTACAACAATCAAAAATAGAATTAGCTAATTACCGCGAAGAGATTTCTAATCACTTTGAACGAAGTGCTGAATTATTAGATAATATGGCACATGACTACCGTAAATTTTATAATCATATAGCAAAAAATTCTAATAAATTACTATCTCACAAAATAAACGGGAAAAATCTTTTTACATATAAATTTAAAGAAACCGAAATAGATAACGATCAATTACCAGTGCAAACTCCACGCGATTATTCAGAAGAATCATCTGGATTATTACGAAATAATCGTACATCAGGTCATTAA
- a CDS encoding Do family serine endopeptidase, with translation MKNKSRLLNLLVLSIAMNITCITNTIAGLIPHINRKIPIPSLSLMLEKVLPAVVSIHVEGIDNAHHRQNIPESLKRFFDHLPHHNQPQPFEGLGSGVIINAKKGYILTNNHVIHGANKITVQLNNGKEYNAKIIGYDEQTDIALIQIYHSKNLIQIKIADSDLLKVGDFVVAIGSPFGLGQTATSGIISALGRSGLHLEGLENFIQTDAAINFGNSGGALVNLNGELIGINTAILASRGGNIGIGFAIPSNIVVSLATQLTRFGKVKRSQLGVKGTEMTPDIAKALNVNVQRGAFISEVLPNSPASKAHIKAGDIIISVNNKMIINFAELRVKVATTSPGQKLKIGLLRAGKSLTITVTLREQKKIISLQSLFPSLQGATLSNGFTKSGHKGIKVNFVEKNTPAEQVGLQKDDVIVNINRIRVRNLAEMRKAIEDKFSSLLALKVIRGYETIYLILR, from the coding sequence ATGAAAAATAAATCAAGATTATTAAATCTATTAGTTTTAAGCATTGCTATGAATATAACTTGTATTACAAATACAATAGCTGGTTTAATACCTCATATTAATAGGAAAATTCCTATACCAAGTTTATCACTTATGTTAGAAAAGGTTTTACCTGCAGTGGTAAGCATACATGTTGAAGGTATTGATAATGCACATCATAGACAAAATATTCCTGAATCATTAAAGCGATTCTTTGATCATTTACCACATCATAATCAACCTCAACCATTTGAAGGTTTAGGTTCAGGTGTAATAATTAATGCTAAAAAGGGTTATATTCTTACGAATAATCATGTAATTCATGGTGCAAATAAAATTACTGTACAACTGAATAATGGAAAGGAATACAATGCAAAAATCATTGGTTATGATGAACAAACTGATATTGCTTTGATTCAAATCTATCATTCAAAAAATCTTATTCAAATCAAAATTGCAGATTCTGATTTATTAAAAGTAGGTGATTTTGTAGTAGCAATCGGTAGTCCTTTTGGTCTTGGACAAACGGCAACTTCTGGTATTATATCAGCCCTAGGACGTAGTGGTCTTCATTTAGAGGGATTAGAAAATTTTATCCAAACTGATGCTGCTATTAATTTTGGAAACTCTGGTGGTGCATTAGTAAACTTAAACGGTGAACTAATTGGAATTAATACAGCAATTTTAGCTTCAAGAGGTGGAAACATTGGTATTGGTTTTGCTATTCCTAGTAACATAGTAGTAAGCCTTGCAACACAGCTGACAAGATTTGGCAAAGTTAAACGTAGTCAATTAGGTGTAAAGGGCACTGAAATGACTCCTGATATTGCTAAGGCTCTTAATGTTAATGTACAACGTGGCGCATTCATTTCAGAAGTTTTACCAAACTCTCCAGCTTCAAAAGCTCATATTAAAGCAGGAGATATTATCATCTCAGTAAACAATAAGATGATTATCAATTTTGCTGAATTACGTGTTAAAGTTGCTACTACATCTCCTGGTCAAAAATTAAAGATTGGTTTATTACGTGCAGGAAAATCATTAACTATAACTGTTACTTTGCGCGAACAAAAAAAGATTATTAGTTTACAATCGCTGTTTCCTTCTTTACAAGGAGCTACTTTAAGCAACGGTTTTACTAAAAGTGGTCATAAAGGTATAAAAGTTAATTTTGTTGAAAAAAATACCCCAGCTGAACAAGTTGGTCTACAAAAAGATGATGTAATCGTTAATATTAATAGAATTCGCGTAAGAAATTTAGCAGAAATGCGTAAAGCAATTGAAGATAAGTTTTCATCATTATTAGCATTAAAAGTGATACGAGGATACGAAACTATTTATTTAATTTTAAGATAA
- a CDS encoding co-chaperone GroES: MKIRPLHDRVIVKRKEVEAKSAGGIVLTGSAAGKSTRGEVLAVGNGRILENGQVKSLDVKVGDRVIFNEGYNTKTEKLDDKEVLIMSESDILAIVEDDC; the protein is encoded by the coding sequence ATGAAAATTCGTCCGTTGCACGATCGCGTTATAGTTAAGCGTAAAGAAGTAGAAGCTAAATCTGCTGGTGGTATCGTTCTAACCGGTTCTGCGGCTGGCAAATCAACTCGCGGTGAAGTACTTGCTGTTGGTAATGGCCGTATTTTAGAAAACGGCCAGGTTAAGTCTCTAGATGTAAAAGTGGGTGATCGAGTCATTTTTAATGAAGGATACAATACTAAAACTGAAAAACTCGATGATAAAGAAGTATTAATCATGTCTGAAAGCGATATTTTAGCGATTGTTGAAGACGATTGTTAA
- the groL gene encoding chaperonin GroEL (60 kDa chaperone family; promotes refolding of misfolded polypeptides especially under stressful conditions; forms two stacked rings of heptamers to form a barrel-shaped 14mer; ends can be capped by GroES; misfolded proteins enter the barrel where they are refolded when GroES binds), with product MAAKDVKFGNDARVKMLRGVNVLADAVKVTLGPKGRNVVLDKSFGSPNITKDGVSVAREIELEDKFENMGAQMVKEVASKANDAAGDGTTTATVLAQAIVNEGLKAVAAGMNPMDLKRGIDKAVIAAVEKLKELSVPCSDPKAITQVGTISANSDESVGILIAQAMEKVGKEGVITVEEGTGLQDELDVVEGMQFDRGYLSPYFINKPESGIVELESPFILLADKKISNIREMLPILEAVAKAGKSLLIIAEDVEGEALATLVVNTMRGVVKVAAVKAPGFGDRRKAMLQDIAVLTNGTVISEEIGLELEKTTLDDLGQAKRVVINKDTTTIIDGTGNQSSISGRVMQIRQQIEEATSDYDKEKLQERVAKLAGGVAVLKVGAATEVAMKEKKTRVEDALHATRAAVEEGVVAGGGVALVRVAAKITELQGQNEDQNVGIRVALRAMESPLRQIVSNSGEEPSVVANNVKAGEGNYGYNAQTEEYGNMIDFGILDPTKVTRSALQYAASVAGLMITTECMVTDLPKGDTPDVGANPSGMGGMGGMGGMM from the coding sequence ATGGCAGCTAAAGACGTAAAATTTGGCAATGACGCACGTGTAAAAATGCTACGTGGTGTTAATGTATTAGCAGATGCAGTAAAAGTTACTTTAGGACCCAAAGGACGAAATGTAGTTTTAGATAAATCTTTTGGTTCACCGAATATTACTAAAGATGGTGTTTCTGTTGCACGGGAAATCGAATTAGAAGATAAATTTGAAAACATGGGTGCACAGATGGTAAAAGAAGTCGCTTCTAAAGCTAATGATGCGGCAGGAGATGGTACTACAACTGCAACTGTACTTGCACAGGCTATTGTAAATGAAGGTTTAAAAGCTGTAGCTGCAGGTATGAATCCTATGGATTTAAAACGTGGTATTGATAAAGCTGTAATAGCTGCAGTTGAGAAACTTAAAGAATTATCTGTTCCTTGTTCTGATCCTAAAGCTATTACTCAAGTAGGCACTATATCTGCTAATTCTGATGAAAGTGTTGGTATATTAATTGCTCAAGCAATGGAAAAAGTAGGTAAAGAAGGTGTTATTACCGTTGAAGAAGGAACTGGCTTACAAGATGAATTAGATGTAGTTGAAGGTATGCAATTTGATCGTGGTTATTTATCTCCATATTTTATTAATAAACCAGAATCAGGTATTGTAGAATTAGAAAGTCCTTTTATTTTATTAGCTGACAAGAAAATTTCTAACATTCGTGAAATGCTTCCTATACTGGAAGCAGTTGCAAAAGCAGGTAAATCATTACTCATTATTGCTGAAGACGTAGAAGGTGAAGCTTTAGCTACTTTAGTAGTGAATACAATGCGTGGTGTTGTAAAAGTAGCTGCTGTCAAAGCACCAGGATTTGGTGATCGCCGTAAAGCTATGTTACAGGACATCGCTGTTTTAACTAATGGTACTGTAATATCTGAAGAGATAGGTTTAGAGTTAGAAAAAACTACTTTAGACGATCTTGGTCAAGCAAAACGCGTAGTTATTAATAAAGATACTACTACTATTATTGATGGTACAGGTAATCAAAGTTCTATTTCTGGCCGTGTAATGCAAATTCGTCAGCAAATTGAAGAAGCAACTTCTGATTATGATAAAGAAAAACTACAAGAACGTGTAGCTAAATTAGCAGGAGGGGTTGCAGTTCTAAAAGTTGGTGCAGCTACTGAAGTTGCAATGAAAGAAAAGAAAACACGTGTTGAAGATGCTTTACATGCAACTCGTGCTGCAGTAGAAGAAGGTGTTGTTGCAGGTGGTGGCGTAGCATTAGTACGTGTAGCTGCAAAAATTACTGAGCTTCAAGGTCAAAATGAAGATCAAAATGTTGGTATACGTGTAGCATTACGTGCAATGGAATCACCATTACGTCAAATAGTTTCTAATTCAGGTGAAGAACCATCTGTAGTAGCTAATAATGTTAAAGCAGGAGAGGGTAATTATGGTTATAATGCCCAAACTGAAGAATATGGTAATATGATTGACTTTGGTATTTTAGATCCAACTAAAGTTACTCGTTCTGCTTTACAATATGCTGCTTCAGTAGCTGGTTTGATGATAACGACAGAATGTATGGTAACTGACTTACCAAAAGGTGATACTCCTGATGTAGGAGCTAATCCTAGTGGTATGGGCGGTATGGGCGGTATGGGCGGTATGATGTAA
- the epmB gene encoding EF-P beta-lysylation protein EpmB: MLNIIPLNSKFREDWLKQLSDVVTNRAELLKLVKLDQDNSLTYSKETQIQKCFALRVPRTFIKKMIPGNSKDPLLLQVLTTYQELIHVSGYSYDPLNEQRNVVPGLLHKYKNRILLLVKNGCAIHCRYCFRRYFPYQNNPGNKSSWQIAIKYISIHTELDEVIFSGGDPLMAKDHEIAWLVKSLTNIPHIKRLRIHTRLPVVIPARITRNLCQIFSRTRLQILFVTHINHIQEIDDDLYKSMQLLKYSGVTLLNQSVLLRAINDNAQTLANLSNGLFNIGILPYYLHVMDKIHGAAHFFVSDDKARNLLHQLMEMVSGYMVPKLMREISGKPSKIPINLER; the protein is encoded by the coding sequence ATGTTAAATATTATACCCTTAAATTCTAAGTTTAGAGAAGATTGGTTAAAACAACTTTCAGATGTTGTTACTAATCGAGCTGAATTACTAAAATTAGTAAAACTTGATCAAGATAATAGTTTAACTTACAGTAAAGAAACGCAAATACAAAAGTGCTTCGCATTACGTGTACCACGTACTTTTATTAAAAAAATGATTCCTGGAAATTCTAAAGATCCATTATTACTACAAGTACTAACTACCTATCAGGAATTGATTCATGTATCAGGATATAGTTATGATCCTCTAAATGAACAAAGAAATGTAGTACCAGGTTTACTACATAAGTATAAAAACCGGATACTTCTTTTAGTCAAAAATGGATGTGCCATACATTGTCGTTACTGTTTTCGCCGTTATTTTCCTTATCAAAATAATCCTGGCAATAAGAGTAGTTGGCAAATAGCTATAAAATATATATCTATACATACAGAACTTGATGAAGTTATTTTTTCTGGTGGAGATCCATTAATGGCAAAAGATCATGAAATAGCTTGGTTAGTAAAATCTTTAACGAACATCCCTCATATTAAAAGACTAAGGATTCATACTCGTTTACCTGTAGTCATTCCTGCTCGTATTACAAGGAACTTATGCCAAATTTTTTCTCGTACACGCCTTCAGATCTTATTTGTAACTCATATTAACCATATACAAGAAATAGATGATGATTTATATAAAAGTATGCAACTGTTAAAATATTCTGGAGTTACACTTCTAAATCAAAGTGTATTACTTCGTGCTATAAATGATAATGCTCAAACACTTGCTAATCTTAGTAATGGACTATTTAATATAGGTATTTTACCTTACTATTTACATGTAATGGATAAGATACATGGTGCAGCACATTTTTTTGTTTCTGATGATAAAGCACGTAACTTATTACATCAATTAATGGAAATGGTATCTGGGTATATGGTACCAAAACTTATGCGTGAAATTAGCGGTAAACCTAGTAAAATACCAATTAATTTAGAAAGGTAA
- the efp gene encoding elongation factor P: MEIYLTNNFRSGLKIILNGEPYLIESSEFVKPGKGQAFARVKMRRLLTGSRVEKTFKSTESVKSADVKDITLHYSYNEGLFYYFIHPQTFNQYQVEAKILEDSKKWLQANMECIVTLWNDRPISVQLPNFIEAEITDTKPWIKGDTAGTSSKPAILSTGAIIKVPLFLQVGEIVKVDTRSGEYVSRVKSN, from the coding sequence ATGGAAATATATCTTACTAATAATTTTCGTTCTGGGCTTAAAATTATATTAAATGGTGAACCATATCTCATTGAATCTAGTGAGTTTGTTAAGCCAGGTAAAGGTCAAGCATTTGCACGTGTAAAGATGCGTCGTTTACTCACTGGCTCTCGTGTTGAAAAAACATTTAAATCTACTGAATCTGTTAAAAGTGCAGATGTTAAAGATATTACTTTACATTATTCTTATAATGAAGGTTTATTTTATTATTTTATTCACCCTCAAACTTTTAATCAATATCAAGTTGAAGCTAAGATATTAGAAGATTCAAAAAAATGGCTACAAGCAAATATGGAATGTATAGTAACTTTATGGAATGATAGACCTATTTCAGTTCAACTACCAAATTTTATAGAAGCCGAAATTACTGATACTAAACCATGGATAAAAGGTGATACAGCCGGTACTAGCAGTAAACCAGCTATTTTATCAACTGGTGCAATAATTAAAGTCCCATTATTTTTGCAAGTAGGTGAAATAGTTAAAGTTGATACTCGTTCTGGTGAATATGTATCTCGTGTAAAATCTAATTGA
- the sbmA gene encoding peptide antibiotic transporter SbmA: protein MFKSFFPNPTIFFSSAAIWSLISLCAWFGYFDMLPIRYALLQNTLEEPLPTTVIRFITINQIWFYIYYWITVSIFSFIWCAINNHPWQRWSVWGSALIIFVTWFSVQVGVSINMWYGPFYDTIQEALTKPGSVLISRFYIQIIIFLNIALIAVIVGVLNSFFVSHWVFRWRAAMNNYYMYNWKRLRRIEGAAQRVQEDTMRFASTLEDWGISFIQAIMTLVAFLPVLVSLSEHVKRIPFLGNIPYALVIAAFLWSIFGTFLLAMVGIKLPGLEFRNQRVEAAYRKELIYGEDNLERATPPTVHELFSRVKDNYFRLYFHYLYFNITRILYLQVDNMFGLFILFPSIAAGTITLGLLNQITNVFDQVRSSFQYLITSWSTLVTLVSIYKRLRSFEQILQDPPREKLLKLKKINYNK from the coding sequence ATGTTTAAATCCTTTTTTCCCAATCCAACTATTTTTTTTAGCTCAGCGGCGATTTGGAGTTTAATTTCGCTCTGTGCCTGGTTTGGCTATTTTGATATGCTACCTATAAGATATGCATTATTACAAAATACTTTAGAAGAACCATTACCAACAACAGTAATTCGTTTCATAACAATCAATCAAATATGGTTTTATATCTACTATTGGATTACAGTATCAATTTTTTCTTTTATATGGTGTGCAATTAATAATCACCCGTGGCAGCGTTGGTCAGTATGGGGTTCAGCTCTAATTATTTTTGTGACTTGGTTTAGCGTACAAGTCGGTGTAAGTATTAACATGTGGTATGGTCCATTTTATGATACTATCCAAGAAGCATTGACCAAGCCTGGCTCAGTACTTATTAGCAGATTTTATATTCAAATAATAATTTTTTTAAATATTGCTTTAATTGCTGTAATAGTTGGAGTATTAAATTCTTTTTTTGTTAGTCATTGGGTTTTCCGCTGGCGTGCCGCTATGAATAATTATTATATGTATAACTGGAAAAGACTTCGTAGAATAGAAGGGGCAGCGCAACGAGTACAAGAAGATACAATGCGTTTTGCTAGTACTCTAGAAGACTGGGGTATCAGTTTCATTCAAGCTATTATGACCCTTGTAGCATTTTTACCAGTACTAGTAAGTTTATCTGAACATGTAAAAAGAATTCCATTTTTAGGTAATATTCCTTATGCATTAGTAATAGCCGCGTTCTTATGGTCAATATTTGGTACATTCTTATTAGCAATGGTTGGCATAAAATTACCAGGATTAGAATTTCGTAATCAAAGGGTGGAAGCAGCGTATCGTAAAGAACTAATCTATGGTGAAGATAATTTAGAACGAGCTACACCACCAACTGTGCACGAATTATTTAGTCGTGTTAAAGATAATTATTTCCGTCTTTATTTTCATTATCTTTATTTTAATATCACTCGTATTCTATATTTACAAGTAGATAATATGTTTGGACTATTTATACTATTCCCATCAATTGCAGCGGGAACAATTACTTTAGGATTGCTCAATCAAATTACTAATGTGTTCGATCAAGTACGTTCATCATTCCAATATTTAATTACTTCATGGTCAACATTAGTTACATTAGTATCTATTTATAAACGTCTTCGTAGCTTCGAGCAGATCTTACAAGATCCTCCAAGAGAAAAATTACTAAAATTAAAAAAAATAAATTATAATAAATGA
- the epmA gene encoding elongation factor P--(R)-beta-lysine ligase yields the protein MERKIKWQPSASILNLFKRAKIIAQIRQFFSDRGVLEVDTPIMSQSTITDVHLVPFKTHFFSPNKQNSMDLWLTTSPEYHMKRLLAAESGPIYQINHSFRNEEVGRYHNPEFTMLEWYRPHYDMYCLMKEVNDLHQLVLKCEPAEYISYQEVFLYYLGIDPLTANKTQLCIILEKIGEDEFIKHEENRDIWLQLIFTLEIEPKIGIHKPIFIYNFPSSQAGLAKINSKDNRVAERFELYYKGIELANGFCELTDSNEQRQRFELENRLRTKRGLPQNNIDNNLLDALAYGIPYCSGVALGVDRLIMLALKADSINEVIAFPIDRC from the coding sequence ATGGAAAGAAAAATAAAATGGCAGCCAAGCGCGTCTATATTAAACTTATTCAAACGTGCTAAGATTATAGCCCAAATTCGTCAGTTTTTTTCTGATAGAGGGGTATTAGAAGTTGATACTCCAATAATGAGCCAATCAACTATTACAGATGTCCATTTAGTTCCATTTAAAACACATTTTTTTAGTCCAAATAAACAAAATAGTATGGATTTATGGCTAACAACTAGTCCAGAATATCATATGAAACGTTTACTAGCAGCAGAAAGTGGTCCTATTTATCAAATAAACCATAGTTTTCGTAATGAAGAAGTAGGACGTTACCATAATCCAGAATTTACTATGTTAGAATGGTATCGTCCACATTATGATATGTATTGTTTAATGAAAGAAGTAAATGATTTACATCAATTAGTATTAAAATGCGAACCTGCTGAATATATTTCATATCAAGAAGTATTTCTTTATTATTTAGGCATAGATCCGCTTACTGCTAATAAAACTCAATTATGCATCATTTTAGAAAAAATAGGAGAAGATGAATTTATAAAGCATGAAGAAAATCGTGATATTTGGTTGCAATTAATATTCACATTAGAAATAGAACCTAAAATTGGCATTCATAAACCTATTTTTATTTATAATTTTCCATCTAGCCAAGCTGGATTAGCTAAAATTAATTCTAAGGATAACCGTGTAGCAGAACGTTTTGAACTATACTATAAGGGTATTGAGTTAGCAAATGGTTTTTGCGAGTTAACTGATAGTAATGAGCAAAGACAGCGTTTTGAGTTGGAGAATCGTCTTCGTACTAAAAGAGGTTTGCCACAGAATAATATCGATAATAATTTATTGGATGCATTAGCTTATGGTATTCCATATTGCTCAGGAGTAGCACTTGGTGTAGATCGTTTGATTATGTTAGCATTAAAAGCTGATTCTATTAATGAAGTTATTGCTTTTCCAATTGATCGATGTTAA
- a CDS encoding single-stranded DNA-binding protein — protein MANRGINKVILVGNLGQDPEVRYMPNGGAVANITIATSESWRDKQTGENKETTEWHRVVLFGKLAEVASEYLRKGSQVYIEGQLRTRKWQDNGGHDRYITEVIVNINGTMQMLGGRQQNIKTATISTSTVNHGTSNSSNTGWIQPQVGGNKFNGNTQQSHQKQKSSVNNETSIDFDDDIPF, from the coding sequence ATGGCTAATCGTGGTATAAACAAAGTTATTCTTGTCGGTAATTTAGGTCAGGATCCAGAAGTACGATATATGCCTAATGGCGGTGCTGTCGCTAATATTACTATTGCCACATCAGAAAGCTGGCGTGATAAGCAAACTGGAGAAAATAAAGAAACTACTGAATGGCATCGTGTTGTATTATTTGGTAAACTTGCAGAAGTAGCTAGTGAATATCTGCGTAAAGGATCTCAAGTGTATATTGAAGGACAATTGCGGACTCGTAAATGGCAAGATAATGGAGGACATGATCGTTACATCACTGAAGTTATTGTTAATATAAATGGCACCATGCAAATGTTAGGTGGACGCCAGCAAAATATAAAAACTGCTACTATATCTACATCTACGGTTAATCATGGTACGAGTAATTCTAGTAATACTGGATGGATCCAGCCACAAGTGGGAGGTAATAAATTTAATGGAAATACACAACAGTCACATCAAAAGCAAAAATCTTCGGTAAACAATGAAACATCAATAGATTTTGATGATGATATTCCATTTTAA